One part of the Eubalaena glacialis isolate mEubGla1 chromosome 19, mEubGla1.1.hap2.+ XY, whole genome shotgun sequence genome encodes these proteins:
- the LOC133079390 gene encoding transcription factor CP2-like protein 1: MLFWHSQPEHLWPSPGELYPGPPSSLLREALPLPYLKQEELPNIPRAEPPCPAFQYVLCAATSPAVKQQEETLTYLNQGQSYEVRMLCNPKLGDATQGPRLLKSVVRVVFHDRRLQYTEQQQLDGWRWSRPGDRILDIDVPLSVGVIEPQVLPSQLNTVEFYWDPTKRTSLFLQVHCISTEFTPRKKGGEKGVPFRLQIDTFKPSDKELSPEHLHSAGCLIKVFKPKGADRKLKTDREKIEKQPVHERDKYQTACESTVFMECSPWPEPSSGPHPPLSPLALTSPNSCKLLAPERLCSSPPFALDTLGGSPAQDLNPGASILETQQWLHRHRFSNYCRSLANFTGTDLLKLTRQDLIQICGAADGIRLFNTLRARPIRHRLTLYVAQEASRQENEVPKNPDSGFYQEISLDELSAVELMGKLAELLALPANQIHRLFHQGPGGILILLSDQVVQNLEDESYFVAVVKKVQNPDGYYLVLT; the protein is encoded by the exons ATGCTGTTTTGGCACAGCCAGCCGGAGCACCTGTGGCCCAGCCCTGGGGAACTGTACCCCGGGCCACCAAGCAGCTTGCTCAG GGAGGCCTTGCCCTTGCCCTACCTGAAGCAGGAAGAGCTGCCCAACATCCCCCGTGCGGAACCGCCCTGCCCCGCCTTCCAGTACGTGCTCTGTGCAGCTACCTCGCCAGCTGTGAAGCAGCAGGAGGAGACCCTCACCTACCTGAACCAGG GCCAGTCCTATGAGGTGAGGATGCTCTGCAACCCCAAACTGGGCGATGCCACCCAGGGGCCCCGGCTGCTGAAG AGTGTGGTGCGTGTGGTTTTCCACGACCGGCGCCTGCAGTACACAGAGCAGCAGCAGCTGGATGGGTGGAGGTGGAGCCGGCCTGGGGACCGCATCCTGGACATAG ATGTGCCACTGTCCGTGGGGGTGATAGAACCCCAAGTGCTACCCTCACAACTCAACACGGTGGAGTTTTATTGGGACCCGACCAAGAGGACCTCCCTCTTTCTGCAG GTTCACTGCATCAGCACTGAGTTCACTCCCAGGAAAAAAGGTGGAGAGAAAGGCGTTCCCTTCCGCCTTCAGATCGACACTTTCAAGCCCAGTGACAAGGAGCTTTCGCCGGAGCACCTGCATTCAGCTGGCTGCCTCATCAAGGTGTTTAAG CCCAAAGGAGCTGACCGGAAACTGAAAACTGACCGGGAGAAGATTGAGAAACAGCCCGTGCATGAGAGAGACAAGTATCAGACCGCCTGTGAGAGCACAGTCTTCATGGAG TGTTCACCGTGGCCAGAGCCCAGTTCGGGACCCCACCCACCTCTGAGCCCTCTTGCTCTGACCTCCCCCAACTCCTGCAAGCTCCTGGCCCCAGAGAG GCTCTGCTCCTCACCACCATTCGCCTTGGACACCTTGGGGGGCAGCCCAGCTCAA GATCTGAACCCTGGAGCCTCCATCCTAGAGACACAGCAGTGGTTGCATCGGCACCGGTTCTCCAACTACTGTCGGTCGCTGGCCAATTTCACTG GCACTGATCTGCTGAAGCTTACCCGCCAGGACCTTATCCAGATATGTGGAGCTGCCGACGGGATCCGCCTTTTCAATACTCTAAGAGCCAG GCCCATCCGTCACCGGCTGACCTTATATGTCGCTCAGGAGGCCTCCAGGCAAGAGAACGAGGTTCCTAAGAACCCTGACTCAG GCTTTTATCAAGAGATCTCTCTGGATGAACTCAGTGCTGTAGAGCTCATGGGGAAACTGGCTGAACTGCTGGCCCTCCCAGCCAATCAGATCCACCGGCTCTTCCACCAGGGCCCTGGGGGCATCCTCATTCTCCTCAGTGACCAG GTGGTTCAGAATCTTGAGGATGAGTCGTACTTTGTGGCTGTGGTGAAGAAAG TGCAGAATCCAGATGGCTACTACCTGGTTCTGACCTAG